A single genomic interval of Odontesthes bonariensis isolate fOdoBon6 chromosome 3, fOdoBon6.hap1, whole genome shotgun sequence harbors:
- the LOC142377036 gene encoding natural resistance-associated macrophage protein 2-like, translated as MKAEPNGDLLEDDSQQENGAQTNRYSSISPPASPGAQEEPSSTYFEERVPIPESANQIFSFRKLWAFTGPGFLMSIAYLDPGNIESDLQSGAKAGFKLLWVLLGATIIGLLLQRLAARLGVVTGMHLAEVCNRQYPIVPRIILWLMVELAIIGSDMQEVIGCAIALNLLSVGRIPLWAGVLITITDTFVFLFLDKYGLRKLEAFFGFLITVMALSFGYEYVLVKPDQGELLKGMFLPYCADCGPVQLEQAVGIVGAVIMPHNIYLHSALVKSREVDRKNKKEVKEANKYFFIESAIALFISFLINVFVVAVFAQAFYNKTNMEVNAECNATGSPHTDLFPLNNGTLEVDIYKGGVVLGCFFGPAALYIWAIGILAAGQSSTMTGTYSGQFVMEGFLNLSWSRFARVLLTRSIAIVPTLLVAIFQDVKRLTGMNDFLNVLQSMQLPFALIPILTFTSLTSIMNDFANGLVWKISGGIMVLCVCAINAYFVIVYVTALNSVLLYVLSAFLSLGYLCFVGYLVWHCLIALGVSCVDFGSRMQRGLSRHTDLYVLTDMDSLVER; from the exons ATGAAGGCTGAGCCAAACGGAGACCTTCTGGAAG ATGATTCCCAGCAGGAAAATGGAGCCCAGACCAACCGCTACAGCTCCATCTCTCCTCCTGCCTCGCCAGGGGCCCAGGAAGAACCCTCCTCCACGTACTTTGAGGAGAGGGTGCCCATTCCAGAGAGTGCCAACCAG ATATTCAGTTTCCGTAAACTCTGGGCCTTCACCGGACCAGGGTTTCTGATGAGCATCGCTTATTTGGATCCAGGGAACATTGAGTCAGACCTGCAGTCTGGAGCTAAAGCTGGCTTTAAG CTCCTGTGGGTGCTCCTTGGAGCCACCATCATTGGGCTGCTGTTGCAGAGATTAGCCGCACGCCTTGGGGTCGTCACGGGGATGCACCTGGCTGAAGTCTGCAACCGCCAGTATCCCATC GTTCCTCGGATCATCCTTTGGTTGATGGTCGAACTGGCTATTATTGGCTCAGACATGCAGGAGGTCATTGGCTGCGCTATAGCTCTCAACCTTCTCTCCGTGGGCCG GATCCCACTGTGGGCAGGAGTTCTCATCACCATCACAGACACATTTGTGTTCCTCTTTTTAGACAAATATG GCCTGAGGAAACTCGAAGCTTTCTTTGGCTTTCTGATCACTGTAATGGCTCTCAGTTTTGGTTACGAG TATGTGCTGGTAAAACCAGACCAAGGCGagcttttaaagggaatgtttCTACCCTACTGTGCCGACTGTGGGCCTGTTCAGCTGGAGCAGGCGGTGGGAATTGTAGGAGCTGTCATCATGCCCCACAACATCTACCTGCACTCAGCACTGGTCAAG TCCCGGGAAGTTGATCGTAAAAATAAGAAGGAAGTAAAAGAAGCCAACAAGTACTTCTTTATCGAGTCAGCTATCGccctcttcatctccttcctcaTCAATGTCTTTGTTGTCGCAGTCTTTGCTCAGGCTTTTTACAATAAAACCAACATGGAGGTG AACGCTGAGTGCAACGCGACTGGCAGCCCTCACACAGACCTCTTCCCTCTCAACAATGGCACCCTGGAGGTGGACATTTACAAAGGG GGAGTGGTCCTGGGCTGCTTCTTTGGTCCTGCGGCCCTTTACATCTGGGCGATAGGGATTCTGGCAGCTGGACAGAGCTCCACCATGACGGGCACTTACTCTGGACAGTTTGTCATGGAG GGTTTCCTGAACCTGAGCTGGTCTCGTTTTGCTCGGGTGCTACTGACCCGCTCCATCGCCATCGTGCCTACGCTTCTGGTGGCCATTTTCCAAGACGTTAAGCGTCTGACTGGGATGAATGACTTTCTCAATGTTCTTCAAAGCATGCAG CTTCCATTTGCTTTGATTCCAATTCTGACCTTCACCAGCCTGACGTCCATAATGAACGACTTTGCTAACGGACT GGTGTGGAAGATTTCTGGAGGCATCATGGTCCTGTGTGTTTGCGCAATCAACGCGTACTTTGTGATCGTGTATGTGACGGCGCTGAACAGCGTGCTGCTCTACGTTCTCTCTGCTTTCCTCTCCTTGGGCTATCTGTGCTTTGTGGGCTACCTG GTATGGCACTGTCTGATTGCCTTGGGGGTTTCCTGTGTGGACTTTGGCAGCAGG ATGCAAAGGGGACTATCTCGTCACACAGACCTTTACGTACTGACTGATATGGACTCGCTGGTTGAGAGATAA